The following are from one region of the Syngnathus typhle isolate RoL2023-S1 ecotype Sweden linkage group LG22, RoL_Styp_1.0, whole genome shotgun sequence genome:
- the tulp4a gene encoding tubby-related protein 4a isoform X2, with translation MFASVEHGSVLCSDSNILCLSWKGRVPKSEKEKPVCRKRYYEEGWLATGNGRGVVGVTFTSSHCRRDRPTPQRVNFNLRGHNSEVVLVRWNEPFQKLATCDTDGGIFVWIQYEGRWSVELVNDRGAQVSDFTWSHDGTQALISYRDGFVLVGSVSGQRHWSSEINLESQITCGIWTPDDQQVLFGTADGQVIVMDCHGRMLAHILLHESDGIVSMSWNYPNFLVEDSSESDTDSDDYPPQQVRSHKPLLTVSFTSGDISLMNNYDDLSPTLIRTGLKDVVVQWCSQGNLLSVAGMEKTLLSHDPSCTSPTRNAMVKFYNVRGEHIYTLETPAQRPITTLCWGHRDSRLFLACGPALYVVRVEHRVANLQLLCQQVIATAVKEEKDVAKLTMPSRLCSYVTSAFIPTIRPIPDPNKMLDFVSYPTAGNERLHCTMKRTEDNPEVGGPCYTLYLEYLGGLVPILKGRRISKLRPEFVIMDPKTDGKTDEIYGNSLISAMIDSCNCSDSSDIELSDDWVGKKSPKISRGSKSPKLPRDLVCPFTNRINIDPRKSPKLSRAAQEVSRSPRLPIRKPSIGSPSLTRREFPLDDITQQNYLAQVTSNIWGTKFKIVGLAAFLPTNLGAVIYKTSLLHLQPRQMTIYLPEVRKISMEYINLPVFSPNVFSEDEDDLPVSGPAGGADDNPPCTVNIPIAPIHSPAQAMSPAQSIGLVQSLLANQNVQLDVLSNPTATSPGAAASASATSDQSQDAALTAHYTVPTRYSSPGQVIFGGLDMSRLTVGASQSHHHQQQLHQLQQQQHQQQLQQQQQQQMLQQQQQHQQLLQQQQQQLQQQLQQMQQQQQQQKLQQQQMLQMQQQEQQQQQQQLHIQIPVPSMSSAQTSVLPTGALQIQIPHPPPDLVERGATGEHETLLKIKTTRSGPQLAEADTVVFSAPLELSKMNPPPPYPGTAPSSMSASGVPSNALSGTIGNSSGTPPPGDLSAKKADIQLYPPSQHQGQYPTPLGYERITTFDSSGNVEEVCRPRTRLVCNQNVYSLQGPGSSATLRVTSSSSSSAESKKIQLPYSSATLNRLTAPRYSIPSGDPPPYPDPANQSGGRNPGQKLDSNLIHATLRRNSREATLKVSQMMEPPRPLPPKAKHNSALAASYQQRVQTALYTCSQCSSGSSVGVTAPGSANGIAGGTIIRQDFPPGNGAPHSTVIVHSNSGTPLGSQSSYSLLSSLEGPGPTALGASSGRERVDYVNSAFTEDETQSLRHLALGGNDASGLLFKRPPPYQWDPAATEEVWVPQERGATLNRPGHPLPHKPPPLILSPAQHLDVSRLPYMLSPRSPTTPGAGSFQAGYQISLQYPQVAAYPAVLTSPRPCSSPKEVDAPVSLSQQDATIVLPAGYPANLTNLACCPLPPMYPGSGLAIPPIALHTPWGTYNSCPPSTSPAVPLPPKASHMMVDKNALSPPPLPPPPPPPPPPPSHAELQNHAGLQDGMAETGDSFQEVLSLAESPVPPRSDKFSKKNRKRAEEANVPQLAEGSKSKKEGRGLGDFNALISSPRLGGRDKKKVKGPKEQLKAKKLSKATANSEFQDSSDSEPELFISGDELLNQCQSGKKSWKTKRNLRAASELEEMRCRKANEKEDRGLGSQGFVYVMANKQPLWNEATQVYQLDFGGRVTQESAKNFQIELEGRQVMQFGRIDGNAYILDFQYPFSAVQAFAVALANVTQRLK, from the exons ATGTTCGCCTCAGTGGAGCACGGCTCGGTCCTCTGCAGCGACTCCAACATCCTGTGCCTGTCCTGGAAAGGCCGCGTGCCCAAGAGCGAGAAAGAGAAGCCGGTGTGCCGGAAACGCTACTATGAGGAGGGCTGGCTGGCCACTGGGAACGGCCGAGGCGTCGTCGGCGTCACTTTTACATCCAGTCACTGCAGGCGGGACCGGCCGACCCCTCAGAGGGTCAACTTTAACCTCAGAGGGCACAACAGTGAG gtggtcctggtgCGATGGAACGAGCCCTTCCAGAAACTGGCCACCTGCGACACCGACGGCGGCATCTTTGTTTGGATCCAATACGAGGGCCGCTGGTCGGTAGAGCTGGTCAACGACCGCGGAGCTCAG GTGAGCGATTTCACGTGGTCGCACGACGGCACTCAGGCGCTCATCTCCTATCGCGACGGCTTTGTCCTGGTGGGGTCCGTCAGCGGGCAAAGACACTGGTCATCCGAGATCAACCTGGAGAGTCAGATCACGTGCGGGATTTGGACGCCCGACGACCAGCAG GTTTTGTTTGGCACCGCCGACGGCCAGGTGATCGTGATGGACTGCCACGGGCGCATGCTAGCCCACATCCTGCTGCACGAGTCGGACGGCATCGTCAGCATGTCGTGGAACTACCCCAATTTCCTGGTGGAGGACAGCAGCGAGAGCGACACAGATTCCGACGACTACCCGCCGCAGCAAG TGCGCAGCCACAAACCTCTGCTCACAGTTAGCTTTACTTCTGGAGACATTAGCCTGATGAACAACTACGATGACCTCTCGCCCACCCTCATCCGCACCGGCCTGAAAG ATGTGGTCGTCCAGTGGTGCTCGCAGGGGAACCTTCTGTCGGTGGCCGGCATGGAGAAGACGCTCCTCTCTCACGACCCCTCTTGTACTTCTCCTACGAGGAACGCCATGGTCAAGTTCTATAATGTCCGGGGTGAACACATCTACACACTGGAAACACCAGCGCAG CGGCCCATCACCACGCTCTGCTGGGGTCACCGAGACAGCCGCCTCTTCCTGGCGTGCGGGCCGGCGCTCTACGTGGTGCGGGTGGAGCACCGCGTTGCCAACCTGCAGCTGCTCTGCCAGCAGGTCATCGCCACGGCCGTGAAGGAGGAGAAAGACGTGGCTAAGCTCACCATGCCGTCACGTCTCTGCTCCTACGTCACTTCCGCCTTCATCCCCACCATCAGG CCCATTCCGGACCCCAACAAAATGCTTGACTTTGTGAGCTACCCAACAGCTGGCAATGAGCGTCTGCATTGTACAATGAAACGCACGGAGGACAACCCAGAAGTGGGCGGGCCCTGCTACACTTTGTACTTGGAGTACTTAGGCGGTCTGGTGCCCATCCTAAAAGGTCGACGCATCAGTAAATTGCGTCCAGAGTTTGTTATTATGGACCCCAAGACGGATGGAAAAACAG ATGAAATATATGGCAACAGCCTGATATCAGCGATGATTGACAGCTGCAACTGCTCCGACTCCAGCGACATCGAGCTCAGCGACGACTGGGTCGGCAAGAAGTCTCCAAAGATATCCCGGGGCAGTAAGTCCCCCAAGCTTCCCAG AGACTTAGTTTGTCCCTTTACCAACAGAATCAACATCGATCCCAGGAAATCGCCTAAACTCTCTCGCGCCGCCCAGGAGGTTTCCAGGTCCCCACGTCTACCCATACGCAAACCCTCCATTGGCTCGCCCAGTCTAACGCGGAGAGAATTCCCTTTAGATGACATCACTCAG CAAAACTACCTTGCTCAGGTCACGTCAAATATTTGGGGAACAAAATTCAAGATTGTGGGCCTCGCTGCATTTCTACCAACAAACCTTGGTGCAG TCATCTACAAAACCAGCCTCCTCCACCTGCAGCCCAGACAGATGACAATTTACCTGCCGGAGGTGCGCAAGATCTCCATGGAGTACATCAACCTGCCCGTCTTCAGCCCCAATGTCTTCAGTGAGGACGAGGACGACTTGCCCGTGTCGGGCCCCGCCGGGGGCGCAGACGACAACCCGCCCTGTACGGTCAACATTCCCATTGCCCCTATCCACAGTCCCGCCCAGGCCATGTCCCCCGCCCAGAGTATCGGCCTGGTCCAGTCCCTGCTCGCCAATCAAAATGTTCAGCTGGATGTTCTAAGCAACCCGACGGCCACTTCTCCTggagctgctgcttctgcttctgCTACTTCCGACCAAAGCCAAGATGCCGCGCTTACAGCCCACTACACGGTCCCAACCCGATACTCCAGTCCTGGCCAGGTCATCTTTGGAGGGCTGGACATGAGTCGCCTCACTGttggagcctcgcagtctcatcatcatcagcagcagttACATCAGCTCCAACAACAGCAGCACCAACAACAGctccagcagcaacagcagcaacagatgctgcagcaacagcagcaacatcaacaactacttcagcaacaacagcagcagcttcagcagcagctccaacagatgcaacagcagcagcagcaacaaaaacTACAGCAGCAACAAATGCTTCAGATGCAGCAGCaggaacagcagcagcagcagcagcagcttcacATTCAAATCCCCGTTCCCTCCATGTCGTCAGCACAGACCTCAGTGCTTCCGACGGGGGCGCTGCAGATCCAGATCCCTCACCCGCCACCTGATCTCGTTGAAAGAGGAGCTACGGGTGAACATGAGACCCTGCTGAAAATAAAGACCACGCGTTCGGGTCCGCAGCTGGCCGAAGCCGACACGGTGGTGTTCAGCGCGCCGCTGGAGCTAAGTAAAATGAATCCCCCTCCTCCTTATCCTGGAACTGCGCCCTCTTCCATGTCGGCCTCCGGCGTGCCCTCAAACGCCTTATCGGGAACAATTGGGAACTCCTCTGGAACGCCACCGCCTGGTGATCtgagtgcaaagaaagcagataTCCAACTTTATCCCCCAAGTCAGCACCAAGGCCAGTACCCCACACCGCTAGGCTACGAGCGAATCACCACCTTTGACAGCAGCGGTAACGTGGAAGAAGTCTGTCGTCCTCGAACCCGTCTCGTCTGCAATCAAAACGTCTACAGCTTGCAAGGGCCGGGAAGCTCCGCCACCCTCAGGGTcacctcctcttcatcctcctcggCAGAAAGCAAGAAGATCCAGCTGCCCTACAGCTCCGCCACACTCAACAGACTTACCGCACCTCGCTATTCCATACCGAGCGGAGACCCTCCCCCGTATCCGGACCCGGCCAATCAGAGTGGCGGCAGGAATCCTGGACAAAAGCTGGACAGCAATCTCATCCACGCCACTCTCAGGAGGAACAGCCGAGAGGCCACCCTCAAAGTGTCCCAAATGATGGAGCCGCCCAGACCGCTGCCGCCAAAAGCTAAACATAACAGTGCACTGGCGGCCTCCTACCAGCAGAGGGTGCAAACTGCCTTATACACCTGCAGTCAGTGTAGCAGCGGGTCCAGCGTTGGAGTCACGGCTCCGGGCAGCGCCAATGGGATAGCGGGGGGCACCATCATCAGGCAAGATTTTCCTCCCGGGAACGGTGCGCCGCACAGCACAGTCATCGTACACTCCAACAGCGGCACTCCTCTGGGCTCGCAGTCCTCTTACAGCCTGCTCAGCTCACTGGAAGGACCCGGACCCACAGCGCTGGGAGCGAGCAGTGGCCGAGAGCGCGTCGATTATGTTAATTCAGCGTTTACCGAGGACGAAACGCAGTCTCTCAGGCATTTGGCTTTGGGAGGAAATGATGCGTCAGGCTTGCTGTTTAAACGCCCGCCTCCCTATCAGTGGGACCCCGCCGCCACGGAGGAGGTGTGGGTCCCTCAGGAACGGGGTGCCACGCTCAACCGCCCCGGGCATCCGCTACCACACAAGCCCCCGCCGCTTATTCTCAGCCCAGCTCAGCATTTGGACGTGTCCAGGCTGCCTTACATGTTGTCTCCCAGGTCGCCCACCACCCCCGGCGCCGGGTCCTTTCAAGCCGGCTACCAGATTTCTCTCCAGTATCCCCAAGTTGCTGCCTACCCCGCAGTGCTCACGTCACCCAGACCCTGTTCCTCCCCAAAAGAGGTGGACGCCCCCGTGTCTCTCTCACAGCAGGATGCCACCATTGTCCTACCTGCCGGTTACCCCGCCAATCTAACCAACCTGGCCTGTTGCCCTCTACCACCTATGTACCCCGGTTCCGGGCTCGCCATTCCCCCCATCGCCCTCCACACACCTTGGGGTACGTACAACTCGTGCCCCCCTTCTACCAGTCCTGCTGTGCCCCTACCGCCCAAAGCTTCCCATATGATGGTAGACAAAAATGCTCTCTCACCACCACCGCTgcctccgcctcctccaccaccacccccgCCACCATCACACGCGGAACTGCAGAACCACGCGGGGCTACAAGACGGCATGGCAGAAACCGGGGACAGTTTCCAGGAAGTGCTGTCCTTAGCCGAGAGCCCCGTGCCACCTCGCTCGGACAAGTTCAGCAAGAAGAACCGCAAGAGGGCGGAGGAGGCCAACGTACCGCAACTGGCTGAGGGGAGCAAGTCCAAAAAGGAGGGCAGGGGACTGGGGGACTTCAACGCCCTCATCTCCAGCCCACGGCTGGGAGGGAGGGACAAGAAGAAGGTGAAAGGACCAAAGGAGCAGCTAAAGGCCAAGAAGCTGAGCAAGGCCACCGCCAACAGCGAGTTCCAGGACAGCTCGGATAGCGAGCCAGAGCTTTTCATCAGCGGGGACGAGCTCCTCAACCAGTGCCAGAGCGGGAAAAAAAGCTGGAAGACCAAGAGGAACCTCAGGGCGGCCAGCGAACTGGAGGAGATGAGGTGTCGCAAGGCCAATGAGAAGGAGGACCGAGGGCTGGGCAGCCAGGGCTTCGTGTACGTCATGGCCAACAAACAGCCTCTGTGGAATGAAGCCACGCAGGTCTACCAGTTGGACTTTGGCGGTCGCGTCACGCAGGAGTCCGCCAAGAACTTTCAGATTGAACTCGAGGGCAGGCAG GTGATGCAATTCGGCCGCATCGACGGCAACGCCTACATCCTGGACTTTCAGTATCCCTTCTCCGCCGTGCAGGCCTTCGCGGTGGCTTTGGCCAACGTTACGCAACGCCTCAAATGA
- the tulp4a gene encoding tubby-related protein 4a isoform X3, giving the protein MFASVEHGSVLCSDSNILCLSWKGRVPKSEKEKPVCRKRYYEEGWLATGNGRGVVGVTFTSSHCRRDRPTPQRVNFNLRGHNSEVVLVRWNEPFQKLATCDTDGGIFVWIQYEGRWSVELVNDRGAQVSDFTWSHDGTQALISYRDGFVLVGSVSGQRHWSSEINLESQITCGIWTPDDQQVLFGTADGQVIVMDCHGRMLAHILLHESDGIVSMSWNYPNFLVEDSSESDTDSDDYPPQQVRSHKPLLTVSFTSGDISLMNNYDDLSPTLIRTGLKDVVVQWCSQGNLLSVAGMEKTLLSHDPSCTSPTRNAMVKFYNVRGEHIYTLETPAQRPITTLCWGHRDSRLFLACGPALYVVRVEHRVANLQLLCQQVIATAVKEEKDVAKLTMPSRLCSYVTSAFIPTIRQPIPDPNKMLDFVSYPTAGNERLHCTMKRTEDNPEVGGPCYTLYLEYLGGLVPILKGRRISKLRPEFVIMDPKTDGKTDEIYGNSLISAMIDSCNCSDSSDIELSDDWVGKKSPKISRGSKSPKLPRINIDPRKSPKLSRAAQEVSRSPRLPIRKPSIGSPSLTRREFPLDDITQQNYLAQVTSNIWGTKFKIVGLAAFLPTNLGAVIYKTSLLHLQPRQMTIYLPEVRKISMEYINLPVFSPNVFSEDEDDLPVSGPAGGADDNPPCTVNIPIAPIHSPAQAMSPAQSIGLVQSLLANQNVQLDVLSNPTATSPGAAASASATSDQSQDAALTAHYTVPTRYSSPGQVIFGGLDMSRLTVGASQSHHHQQQLHQLQQQQHQQQLQQQQQQQMLQQQQQHQQLLQQQQQQLQQQLQQMQQQQQQQKLQQQQMLQMQQQEQQQQQQQLHIQIPVPSMSSAQTSVLPTGALQIQIPHPPPDLVERGATGEHETLLKIKTTRSGPQLAEADTVVFSAPLELSKMNPPPPYPGTAPSSMSASGVPSNALSGTIGNSSGTPPPGDLSAKKADIQLYPPSQHQGQYPTPLGYERITTFDSSGNVEEVCRPRTRLVCNQNVYSLQGPGSSATLRVTSSSSSSAESKKIQLPYSSATLNRLTAPRYSIPSGDPPPYPDPANQSGGRNPGQKLDSNLIHATLRRNSREATLKVSQMMEPPRPLPPKAKHNSALAASYQQRVQTALYTCSQCSSGSSVGVTAPGSANGIAGGTIIRQDFPPGNGAPHSTVIVHSNSGTPLGSQSSYSLLSSLEGPGPTALGASSGRERVDYVNSAFTEDETQSLRHLALGGNDASGLLFKRPPPYQWDPAATEEVWVPQERGATLNRPGHPLPHKPPPLILSPAQHLDVSRLPYMLSPRSPTTPGAGSFQAGYQISLQYPQVAAYPAVLTSPRPCSSPKEVDAPVSLSQQDATIVLPAGYPANLTNLACCPLPPMYPGSGLAIPPIALHTPWGTYNSCPPSTSPAVPLPPKASHMMVDKNALSPPPLPPPPPPPPPPPSHAELQNHAGLQDGMAETGDSFQEVLSLAESPVPPRSDKFSKKNRKRAEEANVPQLAEGSKSKKEGRGLGDFNALISSPRLGGRDKKKVKGPKEQLKAKKLSKATANSEFQDSSDSEPELFISGDELLNQCQSGKKSWKTKRNLRAASELEEMRCRKANEKEDRGLGSQGFVYVMANKQPLWNEATQVYQLDFGGRVTQESAKNFQIELEGRQVMQFGRIDGNAYILDFQYPFSAVQAFAVALANVTQRLK; this is encoded by the exons ATGTTCGCCTCAGTGGAGCACGGCTCGGTCCTCTGCAGCGACTCCAACATCCTGTGCCTGTCCTGGAAAGGCCGCGTGCCCAAGAGCGAGAAAGAGAAGCCGGTGTGCCGGAAACGCTACTATGAGGAGGGCTGGCTGGCCACTGGGAACGGCCGAGGCGTCGTCGGCGTCACTTTTACATCCAGTCACTGCAGGCGGGACCGGCCGACCCCTCAGAGGGTCAACTTTAACCTCAGAGGGCACAACAGTGAG gtggtcctggtgCGATGGAACGAGCCCTTCCAGAAACTGGCCACCTGCGACACCGACGGCGGCATCTTTGTTTGGATCCAATACGAGGGCCGCTGGTCGGTAGAGCTGGTCAACGACCGCGGAGCTCAG GTGAGCGATTTCACGTGGTCGCACGACGGCACTCAGGCGCTCATCTCCTATCGCGACGGCTTTGTCCTGGTGGGGTCCGTCAGCGGGCAAAGACACTGGTCATCCGAGATCAACCTGGAGAGTCAGATCACGTGCGGGATTTGGACGCCCGACGACCAGCAG GTTTTGTTTGGCACCGCCGACGGCCAGGTGATCGTGATGGACTGCCACGGGCGCATGCTAGCCCACATCCTGCTGCACGAGTCGGACGGCATCGTCAGCATGTCGTGGAACTACCCCAATTTCCTGGTGGAGGACAGCAGCGAGAGCGACACAGATTCCGACGACTACCCGCCGCAGCAAG TGCGCAGCCACAAACCTCTGCTCACAGTTAGCTTTACTTCTGGAGACATTAGCCTGATGAACAACTACGATGACCTCTCGCCCACCCTCATCCGCACCGGCCTGAAAG ATGTGGTCGTCCAGTGGTGCTCGCAGGGGAACCTTCTGTCGGTGGCCGGCATGGAGAAGACGCTCCTCTCTCACGACCCCTCTTGTACTTCTCCTACGAGGAACGCCATGGTCAAGTTCTATAATGTCCGGGGTGAACACATCTACACACTGGAAACACCAGCGCAG CGGCCCATCACCACGCTCTGCTGGGGTCACCGAGACAGCCGCCTCTTCCTGGCGTGCGGGCCGGCGCTCTACGTGGTGCGGGTGGAGCACCGCGTTGCCAACCTGCAGCTGCTCTGCCAGCAGGTCATCGCCACGGCCGTGAAGGAGGAGAAAGACGTGGCTAAGCTCACCATGCCGTCACGTCTCTGCTCCTACGTCACTTCCGCCTTCATCCCCACCATCAGG CAGCCCATTCCGGACCCCAACAAAATGCTTGACTTTGTGAGCTACCCAACAGCTGGCAATGAGCGTCTGCATTGTACAATGAAACGCACGGAGGACAACCCAGAAGTGGGCGGGCCCTGCTACACTTTGTACTTGGAGTACTTAGGCGGTCTGGTGCCCATCCTAAAAGGTCGACGCATCAGTAAATTGCGTCCAGAGTTTGTTATTATGGACCCCAAGACGGATGGAAAAACAG ATGAAATATATGGCAACAGCCTGATATCAGCGATGATTGACAGCTGCAACTGCTCCGACTCCAGCGACATCGAGCTCAGCGACGACTGGGTCGGCAAGAAGTCTCCAAAGATATCCCGGGGCAGTAAGTCCCCCAAGCTTCCCAG AATCAACATCGATCCCAGGAAATCGCCTAAACTCTCTCGCGCCGCCCAGGAGGTTTCCAGGTCCCCACGTCTACCCATACGCAAACCCTCCATTGGCTCGCCCAGTCTAACGCGGAGAGAATTCCCTTTAGATGACATCACTCAG CAAAACTACCTTGCTCAGGTCACGTCAAATATTTGGGGAACAAAATTCAAGATTGTGGGCCTCGCTGCATTTCTACCAACAAACCTTGGTGCAG TCATCTACAAAACCAGCCTCCTCCACCTGCAGCCCAGACAGATGACAATTTACCTGCCGGAGGTGCGCAAGATCTCCATGGAGTACATCAACCTGCCCGTCTTCAGCCCCAATGTCTTCAGTGAGGACGAGGACGACTTGCCCGTGTCGGGCCCCGCCGGGGGCGCAGACGACAACCCGCCCTGTACGGTCAACATTCCCATTGCCCCTATCCACAGTCCCGCCCAGGCCATGTCCCCCGCCCAGAGTATCGGCCTGGTCCAGTCCCTGCTCGCCAATCAAAATGTTCAGCTGGATGTTCTAAGCAACCCGACGGCCACTTCTCCTggagctgctgcttctgcttctgCTACTTCCGACCAAAGCCAAGATGCCGCGCTTACAGCCCACTACACGGTCCCAACCCGATACTCCAGTCCTGGCCAGGTCATCTTTGGAGGGCTGGACATGAGTCGCCTCACTGttggagcctcgcagtctcatcatcatcagcagcagttACATCAGCTCCAACAACAGCAGCACCAACAACAGctccagcagcaacagcagcaacagatgctgcagcaacagcagcaacatcaacaactacttcagcaacaacagcagcagcttcagcagcagctccaacagatgcaacagcagcagcagcaacaaaaacTACAGCAGCAACAAATGCTTCAGATGCAGCAGCaggaacagcagcagcagcagcagcagcttcacATTCAAATCCCCGTTCCCTCCATGTCGTCAGCACAGACCTCAGTGCTTCCGACGGGGGCGCTGCAGATCCAGATCCCTCACCCGCCACCTGATCTCGTTGAAAGAGGAGCTACGGGTGAACATGAGACCCTGCTGAAAATAAAGACCACGCGTTCGGGTCCGCAGCTGGCCGAAGCCGACACGGTGGTGTTCAGCGCGCCGCTGGAGCTAAGTAAAATGAATCCCCCTCCTCCTTATCCTGGAACTGCGCCCTCTTCCATGTCGGCCTCCGGCGTGCCCTCAAACGCCTTATCGGGAACAATTGGGAACTCCTCTGGAACGCCACCGCCTGGTGATCtgagtgcaaagaaagcagataTCCAACTTTATCCCCCAAGTCAGCACCAAGGCCAGTACCCCACACCGCTAGGCTACGAGCGAATCACCACCTTTGACAGCAGCGGTAACGTGGAAGAAGTCTGTCGTCCTCGAACCCGTCTCGTCTGCAATCAAAACGTCTACAGCTTGCAAGGGCCGGGAAGCTCCGCCACCCTCAGGGTcacctcctcttcatcctcctcggCAGAAAGCAAGAAGATCCAGCTGCCCTACAGCTCCGCCACACTCAACAGACTTACCGCACCTCGCTATTCCATACCGAGCGGAGACCCTCCCCCGTATCCGGACCCGGCCAATCAGAGTGGCGGCAGGAATCCTGGACAAAAGCTGGACAGCAATCTCATCCACGCCACTCTCAGGAGGAACAGCCGAGAGGCCACCCTCAAAGTGTCCCAAATGATGGAGCCGCCCAGACCGCTGCCGCCAAAAGCTAAACATAACAGTGCACTGGCGGCCTCCTACCAGCAGAGGGTGCAAACTGCCTTATACACCTGCAGTCAGTGTAGCAGCGGGTCCAGCGTTGGAGTCACGGCTCCGGGCAGCGCCAATGGGATAGCGGGGGGCACCATCATCAGGCAAGATTTTCCTCCCGGGAACGGTGCGCCGCACAGCACAGTCATCGTACACTCCAACAGCGGCACTCCTCTGGGCTCGCAGTCCTCTTACAGCCTGCTCAGCTCACTGGAAGGACCCGGACCCACAGCGCTGGGAGCGAGCAGTGGCCGAGAGCGCGTCGATTATGTTAATTCAGCGTTTACCGAGGACGAAACGCAGTCTCTCAGGCATTTGGCTTTGGGAGGAAATGATGCGTCAGGCTTGCTGTTTAAACGCCCGCCTCCCTATCAGTGGGACCCCGCCGCCACGGAGGAGGTGTGGGTCCCTCAGGAACGGGGTGCCACGCTCAACCGCCCCGGGCATCCGCTACCACACAAGCCCCCGCCGCTTATTCTCAGCCCAGCTCAGCATTTGGACGTGTCCAGGCTGCCTTACATGTTGTCTCCCAGGTCGCCCACCACCCCCGGCGCCGGGTCCTTTCAAGCCGGCTACCAGATTTCTCTCCAGTATCCCCAAGTTGCTGCCTACCCCGCAGTGCTCACGTCACCCAGACCCTGTTCCTCCCCAAAAGAGGTGGACGCCCCCGTGTCTCTCTCACAGCAGGATGCCACCATTGTCCTACCTGCCGGTTACCCCGCCAATCTAACCAACCTGGCCTGTTGCCCTCTACCACCTATGTACCCCGGTTCCGGGCTCGCCATTCCCCCCATCGCCCTCCACACACCTTGGGGTACGTACAACTCGTGCCCCCCTTCTACCAGTCCTGCTGTGCCCCTACCGCCCAAAGCTTCCCATATGATGGTAGACAAAAATGCTCTCTCACCACCACCGCTgcctccgcctcctccaccaccacccccgCCACCATCACACGCGGAACTGCAGAACCACGCGGGGCTACAAGACGGCATGGCAGAAACCGGGGACAGTTTCCAGGAAGTGCTGTCCTTAGCCGAGAGCCCCGTGCCACCTCGCTCGGACAAGTTCAGCAAGAAGAACCGCAAGAGGGCGGAGGAGGCCAACGTACCGCAACTGGCTGAGGGGAGCAAGTCCAAAAAGGAGGGCAGGGGACTGGGGGACTTCAACGCCCTCATCTCCAGCCCACGGCTGGGAGGGAGGGACAAGAAGAAGGTGAAAGGACCAAAGGAGCAGCTAAAGGCCAAGAAGCTGAGCAAGGCCACCGCCAACAGCGAGTTCCAGGACAGCTCGGATAGCGAGCCAGAGCTTTTCATCAGCGGGGACGAGCTCCTCAACCAGTGCCAGAGCGGGAAAAAAAGCTGGAAGACCAAGAGGAACCTCAGGGCGGCCAGCGAACTGGAGGAGATGAGGTGTCGCAAGGCCAATGAGAAGGAGGACCGAGGGCTGGGCAGCCAGGGCTTCGTGTACGTCATGGCCAACAAACAGCCTCTGTGGAATGAAGCCACGCAGGTCTACCAGTTGGACTTTGGCGGTCGCGTCACGCAGGAGTCCGCCAAGAACTTTCAGATTGAACTCGAGGGCAGGCAG GTGATGCAATTCGGCCGCATCGACGGCAACGCCTACATCCTGGACTTTCAGTATCCCTTCTCCGCCGTGCAGGCCTTCGCGGTGGCTTTGGCCAACGTTACGCAACGCCTCAAATGA